From the Fusarium oxysporum Fo47 chromosome X, complete sequence genome, the window GGAGAAGTTTCTGGCCATTGCTTATCTAGAAAAGACCAATCAAGCTTGGCATGTCTCGAATGGCTGCCTGAGTAAGCATGTATGTCATTTATCCAGGATCACATTGGTGGAATTACGGCCTTCCATGGTTAGTATCGGTTCTTAAAACGTCAAAGCGTCGCAACCTAGGCTTTTTGTAGCATAGGCCTGGTCTTGGGATACGGCCCTGACTACCAAAATTACGAGCTTTGGCGTCTTGAAGTTATGGTTGTATCAATTCGTTGATGTGCGCCACAGCAAGGGCTCCGGATGAACCGCACCTATTGGAACCTACGAGGCGTTCCACGCTTACCCTCAAGCAGATGAGAACAATTGCTTAGGCCTCCGGGAGTGTCAGCTTTGGACCCGCGACTGCTATCCCAGGCCAATTTTGCATGGCAACTGTCTTGTCTTATTAACCACGGGGTAGCCTTTATCTTAAATGCTACGTTGTAAGATATCTGCCATTTAGCTAGGACCGCTGTCACAGCCATTGGGGAGCACTTGACCCACTGGACTAGGCCTCCGACACTCTAACGCTACCAAGCTTCCCCGGGAAGATAATCTAAGATCAAGGAGTCACTCCGCCGTATCTGATCGACCTGTTAGCTGGCGTTTTAAATACAGGGTCAGAAATAGGTTTCAACGGTCTCGTCCCATCCGATTCGTCCGGACCCCCTGCCATGATCGCCTTGACTACTTAACCAGTAATAGTGTTGACTGATAATAACTGCCGCGACATTGCGTGCGGCCAAGACACGTCCTCACCCAAATTGAAATGTTTTACCTTGCCGTGCAGTGAGGATTCCTTGACGATACGTCAACGGCTTCTAATAGTGCATGTCTGCAATATGCGGCGTTCCGATAGTATCGCTGTTCTAGACTTAGCACTTTGGAGTCAGGGAGCCAGGGCTAGACCCAATCTGTATCATTCCCCAACGTCTTAGCGCGAGGGTATTTAAAGAGAAGCATAGAGCCGTTTTGTTCCCACGCGTCTAATTCCCCGCCTTTATCTTTACCCCCGGTGACCGAATGTGAGTAGAGCCTCGCAAGGACGCCTGTTCTGCACGCCGTGACCCGTTCTACACCTATATCATGCCATCCAAGTCGCACAGTCAAGCCAGGAATGGGAACCGTAGGAGGTACGAGTCTGAGGCCTCTTCCATTCGCCCTGCCGAACCTAAAACTGACCGAGCTGACCTTATGCAGCCATACAAAGTCACGCATGGGCTGCTTCACGTGGTGTGTGGGACTTTAAAGATTTTCGATACTAGCCGAACATACTAATCAGTATTTGTCTGGTCCAGTAAGCGCCGTCATATCCGCTGCGACGAGAACTATCCCCAGTGGTAGGTGGACCCGTGCCTCTATACTAAGACGATCATCAGCTCATGATCCCCCAGCCAGAACTGCACTAAGCACAAGGTCAAATGCTCCTTTCACGATACCCCGTCACAAGAAGAGTTGCTACTTCAGCCCTCGCCTGAGAATacttcatcaaagtcttgtTCAAGCTCGAAACCTCGTCGACCATGGTCGGCCAAGGCCAGGGCAGAGGTAAGGCAGTGGAGAAGGACAGGGTCAATGCCTATACCGGATGATCGTATCAGAATAACCCTGCAACCAACCATTTACTCCGAAGATGACTTATGCTTCGTTTACCAAGCAGCAAGTAACCAACATAGACTTACAACGATGGGAGTGAGTAAACTCACTGTTATATCATCATACTTACCGAGGTTTGTTTGTCTAGGagtttcttatcttatcatGTTGACTCTCTAGCTTTTTTCGTATCATCTCGTCATCTCGGCTAGCGATGAATGGAGTCCTCGCCCTTTCAGCATACCAAGTTGCATCAGTTACTCACTGCCAACATGCCCGTCGAAAAGAGTATCAATATCAGATGCTAGCTATCCAGGACCTCAGAAGATGTCTGTCCAACTTTAGACCAGAGCATGCTGATGGAGCCCTCGTTGCCTCGATGGCACTACTATGGCTCTGTGAAGATATGTGAGTGCGCCTCGCTGAGGCGATGGACGGAAGTATTGACATGACCAGGTCGAGCCGAAGACAGATTGCAGAAGGGATCTCAGCGGTAAGTATTATCCTTCTGCCACGCGATACACCAAAGCTCATAAAATCTCAGATTTTGCAAACATGCCATCGGTTAGGTCACCAATCCGGATTTTATCACATGATAGCAAAAGCATGGCGTCAAACTGCCCATCTGCACACAACGCTCAAGACAGAGTGCGGGAAGCCGAATGGACTACAACGTATAATTGTCGAGATGCAGAAGTTCAAGGCTCTCTTGAAAGAGCAAGAACCGGACGACGACACCTGGAGACAGCTGCGGCTACTCATCGCTCTTGCGGAGGACTTGACCGAACTGGAGCCGTCGACACCCGCCGATAAACAATTCGAACGGATCCGGCTGCTGCGAGACTACAAGCTCTGGCTCCCTCTTAATGACCTCTTGACCGGCAGGAACCTGTCAAGCACGCTGATGGTCAATGCCTATCTATACACGATAGCTTTATACGCCCAGCGCCAGACATCGCAGGCGTATATGATTGACCTGGGAGTCGACCTGCCCAGTTTGCTGGACTCGACGTTACGGCAAATCACACCTGTAAAATCGTACACTGGGTCACTCAACAACCTGAAAGCCCTGGTATCGTCATTGTCATAATTCTGGTAATATTTAAGTTATAGCAAGTTCAGATTGTGGTGATGGAATGAAACGAACGCCACTAAGCAACAGGCGAATGATAATGGTAATAATAAACATTTGAGCTACTGTACCAGACATCAACTGTACTATAACCTGTTCCAAATGAATGTAACGAGTAAAACTGGGCCTCGGACGGCCCTTTGCTTACCAAAACCCCCTCTCAGCTCATTAGCCAATAGAAGCTTACGCAATTCCACTGATAGACAGAACTGCATCCTGAATCCTATTCCTTTCATTAAACATCTCACCGCCGTTTTGTATCGAGATGACTGCACGAAAAAGCCTGAGACTTAAAGAAGTCACCCTTGAAGATGTACCCGTTCTCACAGAGGTATGGTTCGCAGCTTTTACCGATCCTGGAATCCGGCGCATCTGGCCTGATACACCGGCCGTACGCAACTGGTGGACCGAAGGCAATCGTCACGACTTGATCCATAAACCGTTTCAACGCTACGTCAAAGTTGTCGATCCAGACTCTAAAGATGTTAATGGCCGTCCGCGGATCGCGGCTTTTGCCAAGTGGGATACTTCGATGCCCCACAAGCGGGGTCGACGATATCCAGCATGGACTGAGGATCAGCCTGGTCAAGTCTGTGACGAGTTCATTGCCAAGGAGGAAGCGGAAAGACTCCGCGTTATGGGAGACCAGAAGCACTACTGTAAGGGGCCACTCGGACCTTGTACCCCGGATCTGCTAACCGCAATTCATCTAGATCTCGATACGTTGGTCACGCATCCTGACTATCAACGCTGTGGAGCTGGCTCAATGCTTATGAAATTTGGCTGTGATCTAGCAGACAAGGACGGAGTTGCAGCGTATGTGGATGCAAGCAAGTCTGGGGCCGGACTTTACAAACGGTTTGGGTTTGTGGATGAGAGCTTACCTGGTTCTGGCGACGTCGCTTCCATGGCTCGACGATAACGCCCGTCGGTCTTTGCAACCTGAGCTGTGCCACTGCAACGTTGTAATGCTCAAAAATTATTGAATAAAGCATAAACTAGTTATATACTGAAGTTGAAGCTAATGCCCTTTGACAGATTGTTTTTGTCGATCGGCAGAAAAACGATATATAAGGTCGAGAACTACATGAGACTGCTTTGTGTTAGAGATCGGCAGCAGGGTGAAAAGCCGACTAATATTTACGATCCAGGATGGCCTTACCGGAGATAATCGGGGAAATGCCATACCACGTTTTCTCCCGAGATCTCACGTCGCACAAGCCCACAATGCAGGGTCCATCCTGGCAAGAATTTATTCTATGACTGCAAGACATGTCAACTGCCGAGACGTTACCAACGACTGGTGATAGGTGAAGATATGGCCTTCCCTGGATTGAAGCCTCTCCCGCTGGTTGCCGCCCCGTCTTCAAATGATAGGTGAAGATACGGCCTGTGCCGCTTGGGAATATATTGCAGAGGCTGCTTCCAGTCTTTCCTGTGATAGGCGAAGATACGAGAATCGCGTTGCCTGTTGCTTTTCTAGAAGCAAACAGATTTTTATTAGAAAGAAATACTGGTAGTAGGCCACGCTGATCCTTTCTCATCCTCTGTGTACTGAAATCTTTCCCCTTCAGAATACACCGTTCAGAGGCTTAGGTTGAGCGATGGAACATCAGTGTCATTTTCAACAGCAGGATTACTGGAAGCGAATTACGGATAACTTCGAGCCTGTCAACACAGCATTGGGGCCTCGTAAGCGTCACAGGTTTGAGGATTAAGAGCTAGATAAAATGACAAAGGGAAAGAGTCTTCGAAGAACCTTGCGAGAATAAGAACCTAGTCGCCAACTTTCTTATTGGATAGCATGCAATATCAGCATTAATATGGACAGGTCTATTAGATACAGCTAGGTGATTGTATGCCTTAAACTGAACgcagagaaagaaagacaaaaTCGTAGTATTGTTTGATGCGTTGCTTTGGCATATGCCGCTGATATATCTAATCCGGGTTACAGATATTTCATACTCATCAACATATTCTCATTCCGTGAAGTCCCGTGCGATTCAATCAGGTATGCATTGTTCAAAGTAGCACCAGTTTTGTAACATTATGAGCTACTATGTTATCTTAGAGTAATCATGAAATTACAGTATTAAACTCAATGGAAGCTTCTTTTATGAGCCTTGTGGAGGTTCTGGGGATATAAATACGTTCTTGAATAGTACATGTGACCTCTGCTATGGTCTCTTCTCTATTTCACCAACACTCGCTTCGTTCTATTGCCCAGCACGACAGCGGACCCTTTCATTATGCAACTTCATATAATATGGAAGGTGAATTGCGCAAATCCGTTTTGAATCTCTGATTACCCTTCATCTTTGGAATGTTATCGTCCGGGTCCCTTCTCAGCCAGCAACCTTTCCCTGTCTCATCGCATAACCTTGATCCTGGTGGAAACTCTTGGATTACCAGGGCTTCATAAACCCGCTGCTCACATTTTAAACACCGTTTCAAACAGATTTCCTCCAAAGCTCCAGCCCCCAGCCATCTCATGCCGTGTAACCAATCATCCACCGTAACATCCAATTGCTGACATCTGTACGTCGGTTCCTCAATAATCCGAACCGAGGTCACGTCAAACGCGAGATATTCCCCTCTTCGTAGTACATCTTCATTCAATGTCAGCATGAGCTCCTTGGTAGGCGGAGTCACAGGGCATCATCGCCTTCGTACTCAATGCGGCATTTGCGGCAAAGCATTGTTGGCTGGCGTGAGTTTTGTGGCTTGTTAGTTCTGACAACACTTCTCTCATGTTCGTCCATCGGCTAACAGCAAGTTTTGCAGTGCTAGGTAACGGTCTTGAACCTGAATTAGGGCTTTGTCTAGACCGTGCGGTATTCCCAGACTCTCGGAGCATCAGGGTTGGCACGAAAGTCCTGTGCTGGGCACCGAGCTGCCGGCGATGCACAGATGCTACCGAGGCAGTAGGATTACATTCTACCTGCCTGAATCTGTTCCAAGAACACTGCAAAATCGACAATGCGGTCGACAGATTATGGATAACAATTGGCAAGAGGAACCTCTGGCAACGTGCTCCAATGCTTCAGCTGGACCGTGAAACAGGACTTGACATCGAAATTGTCCGCGAGAAAGCAGAGGCTTATGGTATTCGACTATTGAAGCTCCTACCAGCAGAGCTCATCCACATGGTACAAGAGTACAGCGATTCGGCGACGTTCTGGCGCTACATCCATGTTCTCAGCATAGCTCGGGAGTTGTCCCGCTTACAGTCCGATACCGCTCCACCAGTTACTTCAATACCTTTGTGTAATATCCTATCCTGGACACGAGGAGATTGCGCTGCTGTGTTATCAAGCAACTGCCCGCCAGTAGTACGCTTGACTCTTGATCACAGGGGAATACGTAAGATAGAAAGGCTGTCAAAATCATCATACGAACCCCGACGTTCGGACAGGGAGGCATTTGTAATCTCGCCTGCGATATGCTTTCAGGATGTTGTGGCTGTACTGAAGGTGATGAGGTTGCTCTGGATATTGCAATGATCTGAACTGACCCAGTACACCTAGTTTCATGTGTTGCGGCTTGAGCTCCCTGCATCTCTGTTGGGGTTTCACATCTGGGACACCCCCAACCCCCCTGGTATTGAGGACTGCGACTTTTACGGCCGCGTGACACCGTCCATGCAATTCAAGACCACCAACCTACGCAGTGTAACGGGCCTCACgtttttcttctctttcagtAAGCTCTACGCAGTACACGCGCATACACATGCGAGACCTTGTGCAACGAAAACATTCGACCGGCTTCCCGTGAAAAGACAGGAAAGTGTTGTCTGGATATACCTACCGATGCccagagatgaagaaatcACCTCGATCGCGATGCGGTTGAAAGTTGAAGGAGGAGGGGCTACAACACAGAAGCCCTTTTTCATGGTACTCATTTCCCCTTAGTGATTGACTTCACAGTACTAATGAAGATAGATTCGTACAAAGCTAGCCGGGGATGTGTATGTTGGCCCATGCCATCTTAGGCAGCACAGAGATATTGTTCTCAGCCAGTCAAGCCCAGAACTGCTCATTCACAATGTTGCAGATGTCGGACCAGCTACTGTATTCGGAACATATCCGCGGAAGCAGCACCGTGATAGCCTACCGCCGTTCAACAACCGCTGGCTGAATATggatcctcttcttcatctaATGTTCGAGCATATGTATCTTTCAGTGGCGCCATTCAAAGACGTGACTGGCATTCAGGTCTTAGAAGACGAGAACTTTGAATGCAAGGGTATGATATTCGACTATAGTAACGGTGCTCAGAGAGCCTTGGGGGACTGTAGATTTGGCCATTATCGTGTCAAGACGTATGTGAGTCCACGGCGGTTGTGCTACTGTCATGTCCAACCTACACCAGCGATAGTGCGAGGCGTTCATGTCGAGATTGGAAGTGAATCGGACCATGCACACAGCGGCGATGACTGGAAGTGCTCGGAGATGGAAGGGAATATCGAGTTTTGGTTCTCCAAGGAACATTCGGTCATTGTCTGCCACTCCATTGAGAGCACAGCAGCGCCATGAGGGGTCTGGATACTTGGCAGCCCTTTGCTTCCTTGGCGGTTATTCTAGTTTCGTCTTGATCAACAGATATGCAAATGCAGAGACCCTCAGCTCACTACCAGTATACGTCAGTGTATTGATGATCCCCAAGCGCGAAATCGTGATCCAGCTGGAGTCATAGCAGCTTAAGATCGCCCAGCTCAGCACGGACTTGTCAGCTTGTCGACACCAACAATATGGAAACAGCCCAATTGCCGTGATAAGATATGTACGCCAAGAGGCTGTCGATCAAAGGTTGCACCAAAGCTCGGCTTTATAAACAATTCCCTGGTCGACAAACGCGGCTCGTTGCAGATGATGTGATATTTGCAAAACACAGATTGAACAGTGATCGTCCGATGGCCTGATCCAAACGGCCTAGTACGACTCCAGACTGGCTGCACACTTTTCTACATTGGGCTCTGTGATCTCCACTCCCGGACGTAAAGTCCGGCTAGTCCTGCGTCTGGCCAATGAAGAAGTGGTCATAATCAGCCCCGTCGACATTGACAATTCAATAGTCTGAGACTCGACAGGCGCCAAGCGGACGGGCTTGATGTCAGCTGTGGAATGGCCAACGGCCGTTGCAATCCTGACGTTGTCATTTTGACACTTTCACAGCGCAGCAGTCTCACAGAGGCCAGCTTTGTGCGCGTCATACTTGCAGCCACGCCAATATGAAGGAATCGAAAAGTGATGAGCATTTTACTTAAGGGAATAGGCCCGTAGTTACTACGTCAGCCGTTGAGCATTCCCCGGGTTTACACCATTACCTACACCATCCCCGTCACTTTTTGCGTTCCCTGTTTTTCACCCACACCAGATTTCCTCTTTTTGCTTAATCTTTCCTTTCAAGGTCCAGGCCTCGAAGAAAACTAACCAGTCATCGCGCGCGAAAATTCACGACGTTGCGAAAATGGCATCCGCTGCAGAAGTTCACGGTGCGAATGGCTTCAAtggccaccaccaccaccaccataaGCAGCAGAGAACCCATCTCAGCGAATTCGGCACTCACATGGTAGCGGCGTCTGGTGAATTTGTCGgtactttcttcttcctgtaCTTTGGCTATGCCGGCAACATTATTGCTGTTCTTCAAGAGCCTGCCACCGGACCTAATGGCACACTGGCCAACAACACTATTATCTGGATCGCAATGGCATACGGCTTCTCCCTCTTGGTCAACGTTTGGGCCTTCTACCGAATCAGCGGTGGATTGTTTAACCCTGCGGTAAGCTATCTTACTCGTTgacaagcttgatgtgcTGACGGCCATGCTCGCAGGTCACCTTTGGTCTCTGTCTCGCTGGCCAACTGCCATGGATGCGAGCGCTGTACCTATTCCCAGCACAGCTCATTGCTTCAATGTGCGCGGGTGGTCTAGTCGAAGCCATGTTCCCCGGAAGTGCCTCACAGGCAAATACCACGCTCGGTCCCAATACTTCGATAGCGCAGGGCGTCTTTCTTGAGATGTTCTTTACAGCTCAATTGGTCTTCGTTGTCTTGATGCTTGCAGCAGAGAAATCCCGCGATACGTTTCTCGCGCCGATTGGCATTGGCCTCTCTGTTTTTGTGGCCCTCATTCCAGGTAGGGAACCTCCCTTCTTATTACTTCTTGGCACGAGGTTGACG encodes:
- a CDS encoding aquaporin-like protein — translated: MASAAEVHGANGFNGHHHHHHKQQRTHLSEFGTHMVAASGEFVGTFFFLYFGYAGNIIAVLQEPATGPNGTLANNTIIWIAMAYGFSLLVNVWAFYRISGGLFNPAVTFGLCLAGQLPWMRALYLFPAQLIASMCAGGLVEAMFPGSASQANTTLGPNTSIAQGVFLEMFFTAQLVFVVLMLAAEKSRDTFLAPIGIGLSVFVALIPGVFVTGGSLNPVRSFGCAVGGRDFPGYHWLYWVGPLLGGALAAGYFRLVKVMHYEEANPGQDSPVDV